From the Flavimarina sp. Hel_I_48 genome, one window contains:
- a CDS encoding carboxylesterase/lipase family protein, with the protein MKLIFSILITLVFVSCKTTKEDLPKYARVSTQNGNLEGIYAPDTKLNMYYGIPYASPPVGDLRWKAPQPVENWTGTRDAKTFGDRPMQERLWDDLIYRSQKMSEDCLYLNIWAPANASGKKLPVLFYIHGGGFNAGDGSELRYDGSSMAQKGMVVVTINYRLNIFGFLASPELSAESAYNASGNYGLLDQVAALKWVKNNIAAFGGNPDQITVAGESAGSISVSSLMASPLSRDMIAGAIGESGAAINPTLAPVSLNKAETNGSTFVKAMGNVSLANLRAMDAEELFDIYKNAENKSFPTVIDQHFYTENLAQTFNAGKQAQVPLLVGWNSAELPGAAFMQGQETTPENFINRVEESYPENADEVLKLYAHDTPEEVGLSSTALISDGFIAFSTWKWFDLHRKNSDQPVYRYLYSKIRPQAEADSLAPKSLGAGHANEIEYALGNLHYIKAHQWTEEDYSVSETMQDYFANFIKTGNPNAESLPQWPAAEKDSAAPPLMNIDTKSQAEEAKDDDRYRFWDTYYSKN; encoded by the coding sequence ATGAAATTAATTTTTTCAATTTTAATCACCTTGGTTTTTGTTTCATGCAAAACCACAAAAGAAGATTTACCCAAGTATGCCCGCGTATCCACGCAAAACGGTAACTTAGAAGGTATTTACGCGCCAGATACGAAGCTAAATATGTATTATGGTATTCCCTATGCATCCCCTCCGGTGGGCGATTTGCGCTGGAAGGCACCCCAACCTGTTGAAAACTGGACGGGAACGCGTGATGCAAAAACCTTTGGAGATCGTCCCATGCAAGAGCGCCTGTGGGATGACTTAATCTACAGGTCCCAAAAAATGAGTGAGGATTGCCTCTATCTCAATATCTGGGCTCCTGCAAACGCTTCAGGAAAGAAACTTCCCGTTCTTTTTTACATACACGGCGGTGGTTTTAATGCTGGTGACGGTTCTGAGTTACGTTATGACGGTTCAAGCATGGCGCAAAAAGGCATGGTCGTGGTCACGATCAATTACCGTTTAAATATTTTTGGGTTTTTAGCATCGCCCGAACTGAGCGCCGAATCAGCATACAACGCTTCCGGAAATTATGGGTTACTGGATCAGGTCGCAGCCTTAAAATGGGTAAAAAACAATATCGCAGCCTTCGGGGGAAATCCAGACCAGATCACGGTTGCTGGTGAATCTGCGGGATCTATTTCGGTAAGCAGCCTTATGGCTTCGCCACTTTCAAGGGACATGATCGCGGGAGCAATAGGGGAGAGCGGTGCGGCAATAAATCCCACGTTAGCACCTGTTTCCCTAAATAAGGCGGAAACTAACGGTTCCACTTTTGTGAAAGCTATGGGAAATGTTTCCCTTGCAAATTTGCGTGCGATGGATGCCGAAGAACTTTTTGATATCTATAAAAACGCAGAAAATAAAAGCTTCCCTACGGTTATTGATCAGCATTTTTACACAGAAAATCTTGCTCAAACATTTAATGCAGGCAAACAGGCGCAGGTTCCTCTATTAGTAGGATGGAATTCTGCTGAACTTCCCGGCGCCGCGTTTATGCAAGGCCAGGAAACTACTCCTGAAAATTTTATAAACCGTGTGGAAGAAAGCTACCCAGAAAACGCAGATGAGGTTTTAAAACTTTATGCCCATGATACGCCCGAAGAAGTGGGGCTGTCCAGTACCGCATTGATTTCAGATGGTTTTATAGCTTTTAGTACATGGAAATGGTTTGACCTCCACCGTAAAAACAGCGATCAACCGGTTTACAGATATCTTTACAGTAAAATCAGGCCGCAGGCCGAAGCAGATTCTTTAGCGCCGAAATCCCTGGGTGCAGGTCATGCGAATGAGATTGAATATGCCCTTGGTAATTTACACTATATAAAAGCACACCAGTGGACTGAAGAAGATTACAGCGTTTCAGAAACAATGCAGGATTATTTTGCCAACTTCATCAAAACGGGCAATCCCAATGCGGAAAGCCTACCGCAATGGCCAGCTGCCGAAAAGGATTCCGCTGCGCCCCCACTTATGAATATTGACACAAAATCACAAGCGGAAGAAGCCAAGGATGACGATCGCTACCGCTTCTGGGATACGTATTATTCAAAGAATTAA
- a CDS encoding glycoside hydrolase family 13 protein, with protein sequence MKKLLLFIFVLFLLASCKTEPKMEPQAQIPDTMDQKWWKEGIIYQIYPRSFKDTDGDGVGDIPGVIEKLDYIDSLGVTMVWMNPFFKSPNVDNGYDVSDYRVIQSEFGSMEDFDKLLAGLHARDIKFVLDVVVNHSSDQHEWFQQARSSRDNKYRDYYHWWPAEKGKPNNRYSLFDEKGEAWKYDSLTDAYYLHYFAQEQPDLNWENPKVRQEVYDIMKFWAKKGVNGFRLDAFQYVSKDTIFPALPEGYEKDVIKYYGMGPNLHEYLREMNEEVLSKYDVFAVSEGVGSTFEDAHDLVDADRAELQLAYHFQGMDVGNSLEGYDLSEFKEVYSKWDSAFAKKGWLSIFLANHDVPRMVSKFGDDRPEFRAASAKMLNTFLLSMRGTPYCYYGDELGMTNIDFQEIDQYQDISAINGYKKAKAEGKDMEQFMKELNLLSRDNGRTPMQWDASAHAGFTVGNPWLPVNENYKEVNVTVERDDPNSTLNHFMKMTALRKANKVLVYGDYTLIQAENPTIYAYTRTLGDKKMLVLLNFSDGNSTIKLDAELKMEGVHINNYPDFQINENRVELKPYQAMIVEVEN encoded by the coding sequence ATGAAAAAACTACTACTTTTTATCTTCGTCTTATTTTTGCTTGCATCCTGTAAAACCGAACCAAAAATGGAACCCCAGGCCCAGATTCCCGATACCATGGATCAAAAATGGTGGAAGGAAGGTATTATCTACCAGATTTATCCACGCAGTTTTAAAGATACTGATGGCGATGGGGTAGGCGATATTCCAGGGGTGATCGAGAAACTGGATTATATAGACAGTCTGGGTGTGACCATGGTGTGGATGAACCCGTTTTTTAAATCTCCCAATGTAGATAACGGTTATGATGTGAGCGATTACCGCGTCATTCAGTCTGAATTTGGCAGTATGGAAGATTTTGATAAACTGCTCGCCGGGCTACATGCCCGCGATATCAAGTTTGTGCTTGATGTGGTTGTAAACCACAGCAGCGACCAGCATGAGTGGTTTCAACAAGCACGCAGTTCACGCGATAATAAATACCGCGATTACTACCACTGGTGGCCGGCAGAAAAAGGAAAACCCAACAACCGCTACAGCTTATTTGATGAAAAGGGCGAGGCGTGGAAATACGATAGCCTTACAGACGCGTACTACCTGCACTATTTTGCCCAGGAGCAGCCAGATCTCAACTGGGAAAACCCAAAAGTGCGCCAGGAGGTTTATGATATCATGAAATTCTGGGCAAAAAAGGGTGTTAATGGTTTTCGGCTTGATGCGTTTCAGTATGTTTCAAAAGACACCATCTTTCCCGCCCTTCCCGAAGGTTATGAAAAGGATGTGATCAAGTATTATGGTATGGGGCCAAACCTGCATGAATACCTGCGCGAAATGAATGAGGAGGTGCTGAGCAAATATGATGTTTTTGCCGTTTCTGAAGGTGTGGGCAGTACCTTTGAAGATGCCCACGATCTTGTGGACGCTGATCGCGCTGAACTCCAGCTCGCCTATCATTTTCAGGGTATGGATGTGGGCAACAGTTTGGAAGGTTATGACCTTTCGGAATTCAAGGAAGTGTATTCTAAATGGGATAGCGCATTTGCGAAAAAAGGCTGGCTTTCTATTTTTCTGGCGAATCACGATGTGCCACGCATGGTTTCAAAATTTGGTGATGACCGCCCAGAATTTAGGGCTGCCTCAGCAAAAATGCTGAATACTTTTTTATTGAGTATGCGAGGAACGCCCTACTGTTATTATGGTGACGAACTGGGGATGACCAATATTGATTTTCAGGAAATTGACCAATATCAAGATATTTCGGCTATAAACGGGTATAAAAAAGCCAAAGCTGAAGGTAAGGATATGGAGCAATTCATGAAAGAACTCAACCTGCTCTCGCGTGACAATGGCCGCACGCCCATGCAGTGGGATGCTTCGGCACATGCCGGTTTTACGGTGGGAAATCCCTGGTTGCCAGTCAATGAAAATTATAAAGAAGTAAATGTGACGGTGGAACGCGACGATCCTAATTCTACCTTAAACCATTTTATGAAAATGACCGCACTGCGAAAAGCCAATAAAGTACTGGTTTATGGCGATTATACCCTGATTCAGGCAGAAAATCCTACCATTTATGCGTACACACGTACTCTGGGAGATAAGAAAATGCTCGTACTTCTCAATTTTTCAGATGGCAATTCCACTATAAAATTGGATGCTGAATTAAAAATGGAAGGAGTGCATATCAATAATTATCCAGATTTTCAGATAAATGAAAATAGGGTTGAATTGAAGCCCTATCAGGCGATGATTGTTGAAGTTGAAAACTAA
- a CDS encoding Fpg/Nei family DNA glycosylase, whose protein sequence is MPELPEVTYYKKYVDATALHQEIVAVHVDDPKIAQASEKDFKEALLQQKLEKSLRHGKYVLLTLSNNKILIFHFGMSGSFEYLKHDELPKYAYFTLIFSDNSRLCFTCPRKFGKVFLAESIEAFKKEHNLGIDAMDLDFNTFKNLLSGKKGSIKGALLDQHLIAGIGNMYADEMLFQTKIHPKTSIDKLSESTIKALFKSMHPVLKTVINSQSQDEPLPKDYLTPHRKPDAPCPNGNGKVEKIKVSGRSTYFCPECQKEK, encoded by the coding sequence ATGCCAGAGTTGCCAGAAGTTACTTATTATAAAAAATATGTGGATGCCACCGCCCTGCATCAGGAAATTGTTGCAGTGCATGTAGATGATCCCAAGATTGCCCAGGCTTCAGAAAAAGATTTTAAAGAAGCTTTGCTACAGCAAAAACTGGAAAAAAGCCTTCGTCACGGCAAATATGTACTCCTCACTCTGAGCAATAACAAGATACTGATATTTCATTTTGGGATGAGCGGTAGTTTTGAATATCTCAAACACGACGAACTCCCGAAATACGCGTATTTTACATTGATTTTCAGTGATAATTCGAGATTGTGCTTTACATGTCCGCGTAAGTTCGGTAAAGTATTTTTGGCCGAAAGTATTGAAGCGTTCAAAAAAGAGCATAACCTTGGTATTGACGCTATGGATCTTGATTTCAATACTTTTAAAAATTTACTTTCCGGTAAAAAAGGAAGTATAAAAGGAGCCCTTCTTGATCAGCACCTTATCGCGGGCATAGGGAATATGTATGCTGATGAAATGCTGTTTCAGACTAAAATACACCCTAAAACAAGCATAGATAAACTTTCTGAATCCACTATTAAAGCACTTTTCAAAAGCATGCATCCAGTCCTAAAAACTGTGATCAATAGTCAATCTCAGGATGAACCTCTGCCTAAGGACTATCTTACGCCCCATCGTAAACCAGATGCTCCATGCCCTAACGGAAATGGAAAAGTAGAGAAAATAAAGGTTTCCGGAAGGAGTACTTATTTTTGTCCGGAATGTCAAAAGGAAAAGTGA
- a CDS encoding DUF2194 domain-containing protein, with product MSKTHSNILFILFIYVLGACFLSCQKEEREDKIDKSSPRVIYAPESQQPLVAFVRDSTNNQNLQLEGQIRKPLGYSKIPYQHIDLNELNKKASIKNSVRVLVVQDVSILSDVAITAVIKFVVEGGTLFLPQGNTDRSFGFFAGVKKDATYKIDFDAIGLDFKVALVPDFKGKTIKNGQRHYGLEASNFDENIEFIATSSSNPAYPLIIKNKMGVGKVIAFNTQLQPEKRNRGIYFGCMLYGLNGIPYPVANVSSIFLDDFPAPLYNLKMEPVASEMNVTQAAFYTDYWWPDLLKLAKDENLEYTTYVCFDYRNLTEPPFNFKEWEIASTNKGNHTVSAPDWLMQEVRNSKHELGFHGYNHVSLIKKDWNNPSFMGLGLRAVKKRWEARAYGNLPVSYVPPSNDIDSIGIVALAYNMPSLKYNSSLYHGTFEEGGEREFDPEPFAPQLFNYPRVTSGYIMNNSRQFSQQSLYLYTGIWTHFIHADDIYQIPSNDTDSVDDEYGLRNIHGYGWHISENGSPGLLPRFREYLKHIRELFPLSRYLTVDKAAPITRSWREATFQHSIKKNSYTVKTTSKTEKNQPFYWFYYAEENDIKNIENKLESKDYRFHKIPLLDGALFNIETNSGSLTLPVTQHKEEKLLTYVDFKAYKGFLDEEGSPQQDTETQITNLKIQLAGSAIVSEKSWFSLFKYLGWQSREKEIWPLLENTYNKLKSNSLVVLADKFIAHSDYPDMETRKRWMQRQIANDPQDLELKMRYVSYFGEDQNVQIQMAELINIFENEKSIENRTSTVDLLIKKYPETASSFLSKIDAENLDYNKAAKNIMWFFADQENYLKAIAWSKKVETIDVETVDNWRLQTGDYEFLKEKDFPKYINYLLGYNPKKATAALIDKTPCMPVLLPQATAIAYEFGNQGSYRKAIAWSKCAVDFPLVNQLQWYYGLKDTKAIDAIYTAHIQNNIPTEALKGFMADYYIGRAQFVNAWKMAESLKNSDKRETLRLQYNKDVVFAESETQKLLMNENPDFFYPETLARIKKDLRIATGDFLELENRVISDRFEPTSLGNAIFYGIRDSRLNEHKFGISQFRAYPLIGNFDARINKPHDLYGIAYEFKELPKPNTFSYGAGGKIEFDDEGKTYYHINTSAAITKDSLYASVQIFRRPAITGPAYSLNIYQTQLNMYSELRMKKNYQAIFYLESNQFDDQGALDATALINFGKNFKLNQSVKIKGYAEISGMLGNTDQRQGYPYWTINERLYGGLGVSYNYANNSNKLQFSLDASSFLDTFSEQFQRYRGQLNVPLFNYLHLEANAEFFTLKDFYSNSFGLGLRYYLN from the coding sequence AGGAGCGGGAAGATAAGATTGATAAAAGTAGCCCAAGGGTAATCTATGCGCCAGAGAGTCAACAACCTCTTGTTGCTTTTGTGCGCGATAGTACAAATAATCAAAATCTACAGCTTGAAGGGCAAATAAGAAAACCTCTTGGCTATAGTAAGATACCATACCAACACATAGATCTAAATGAATTGAATAAAAAAGCCAGCATCAAAAATTCAGTAAGGGTCCTGGTTGTACAGGATGTTTCAATATTAAGTGATGTGGCTATAACGGCTGTCATAAAATTTGTAGTGGAAGGAGGGACGCTTTTTTTACCACAGGGAAATACAGACCGGAGTTTTGGTTTTTTTGCAGGTGTAAAAAAGGATGCTACTTATAAAATTGATTTTGATGCCATAGGTCTGGATTTTAAAGTGGCTCTTGTGCCTGATTTTAAAGGGAAAACCATAAAGAATGGACAGCGGCATTATGGCCTTGAAGCTTCTAATTTTGATGAAAATATTGAATTTATCGCAACTTCATCATCAAATCCTGCATACCCGCTCATCATAAAAAATAAAATGGGCGTGGGCAAGGTTATTGCTTTTAATACACAGTTACAGCCAGAAAAAAGAAACCGCGGAATCTATTTTGGCTGTATGCTTTACGGTCTTAATGGGATTCCCTATCCGGTTGCCAATGTAAGTAGTATTTTCCTGGATGATTTTCCAGCGCCATTGTATAACTTAAAAATGGAACCGGTGGCCTCTGAGATGAATGTCACACAAGCTGCCTTTTATACAGATTATTGGTGGCCAGATTTACTCAAGCTGGCCAAGGATGAAAATTTGGAATATACGACCTATGTTTGTTTTGATTATCGTAATCTAACAGAGCCCCCATTCAACTTTAAAGAGTGGGAAATTGCCAGCACTAATAAGGGCAACCATACTGTTTCGGCACCAGACTGGCTTATGCAAGAGGTACGCAACAGTAAGCACGAACTTGGATTTCATGGCTACAATCACGTATCGCTTATTAAAAAAGACTGGAACAATCCTTCTTTTATGGGCCTTGGTCTGCGGGCGGTAAAGAAACGGTGGGAGGCAAGGGCTTATGGTAATTTGCCGGTCTCTTATGTCCCACCGTCAAACGATATTGATAGTATTGGGATAGTAGCCCTCGCCTATAATATGCCCTCTCTAAAATATAACAGTAGCCTGTATCATGGTACTTTTGAAGAAGGTGGGGAGCGAGAATTTGATCCTGAGCCTTTTGCCCCCCAACTATTCAATTACCCACGTGTAACGAGTGGATATATAATGAACAATTCCCGTCAATTTTCCCAGCAGTCCCTTTACCTTTATACCGGTATTTGGACACATTTTATACATGCTGATGATATTTACCAGATACCGTCAAACGATACTGATAGCGTTGATGATGAGTATGGCTTGAGAAATATACATGGTTATGGCTGGCACATTTCGGAAAACGGCTCGCCAGGTCTTTTGCCCAGGTTTAGGGAGTATCTCAAACATATTAGGGAATTATTTCCACTCTCTCGCTATCTCACAGTAGATAAAGCTGCACCCATTACTAGAAGTTGGAGGGAAGCCACCTTTCAGCACTCCATAAAAAAGAACTCCTATACGGTTAAAACCACTTCAAAAACAGAAAAAAACCAACCGTTCTATTGGTTTTATTATGCCGAAGAAAATGATATTAAAAACATTGAAAACAAATTAGAATCAAAAGATTATAGGTTTCATAAGATCCCTTTACTTGATGGAGCATTGTTTAATATCGAAACAAACTCAGGCTCATTAACTTTACCAGTCACTCAACACAAAGAGGAAAAACTATTGACTTATGTTGATTTTAAAGCGTATAAAGGCTTTTTAGATGAGGAAGGGTCGCCACAACAAGATACAGAGACCCAGATAACCAACCTCAAAATACAGCTTGCGGGATCAGCAATTGTTTCAGAAAAATCCTGGTTTTCTTTATTTAAATATTTGGGCTGGCAAAGTCGGGAAAAAGAAATCTGGCCTTTGCTTGAAAATACGTACAACAAGTTGAAATCAAATAGCCTGGTGGTTTTGGCAGACAAATTCATTGCCCACAGCGATTACCCAGATATGGAAACAAGAAAAAGGTGGATGCAACGTCAGATAGCAAATGATCCTCAGGACCTTGAGCTCAAAATGCGTTATGTCTCTTACTTTGGCGAAGACCAGAATGTGCAAATCCAAATGGCTGAACTCATAAATATTTTTGAAAATGAAAAGAGTATAGAAAATAGGACAAGCACCGTTGACCTTCTAATTAAAAAATATCCCGAAACAGCCAGCTCGTTTCTCTCAAAAATTGATGCTGAAAATTTAGATTATAACAAAGCAGCAAAAAACATCATGTGGTTTTTCGCAGATCAGGAAAATTACTTAAAAGCAATTGCCTGGTCCAAGAAAGTGGAAACTATAGACGTAGAAACGGTAGATAACTGGCGCTTACAAACCGGGGATTATGAATTTTTAAAGGAAAAGGATTTTCCTAAATACATCAATTACCTATTGGGCTATAATCCAAAAAAGGCAACAGCCGCCCTTATTGATAAAACGCCATGTATGCCGGTATTGCTCCCACAGGCCACTGCTATTGCATACGAATTTGGCAATCAGGGAAGTTATAGAAAAGCAATTGCCTGGTCTAAGTGCGCGGTAGATTTTCCGCTGGTTAATCAATTGCAGTGGTATTATGGGCTCAAGGATACTAAAGCAATAGATGCTATCTACACGGCGCATATTCAAAATAATATTCCCACTGAAGCTTTGAAAGGTTTCATGGCCGATTATTATATAGGGCGCGCCCAATTTGTAAATGCCTGGAAAATGGCAGAATCCCTGAAAAATTCAGACAAGCGGGAGACATTGCGCTTACAGTACAACAAAGATGTGGTTTTTGCCGAAAGCGAAACTCAAAAGCTGCTCATGAATGAAAATCCCGATTTTTTCTATCCTGAAACCTTGGCTAGAATTAAAAAAGACCTGCGCATTGCAACTGGTGATTTTTTAGAACTTGAAAATAGGGTGATCAGCGATCGCTTTGAGCCCACATCTTTGGGCAATGCCATTTTTTATGGTATTAGGGATTCGCGTTTAAATGAACATAAATTTGGTATAAGTCAGTTTAGGGCTTATCCGTTGATCGGTAATTTTGATGCTCGTATAAACAAGCCGCACGACCTTTACGGCATTGCCTATGAATTTAAAGAACTGCCGAAACCAAACACGTTCAGTTATGGGGCAGGGGGCAAGATTGAATTTGATGACGAGGGTAAAACATATTACCACATAAATACATCCGCGGCAATTACAAAAGACAGTCTTTATGCCTCTGTACAGATCTTTAGGCGCCCGGCGATCACAGGCCCAGCGTACAGTTTGAATATATATCAAACGCAGCTCAATATGTACTCAGAACTGCGTATGAAGAAGAATTATCAGGCCATTTTTTACCTGGAAAGCAATCAGTTTGACGATCAGGGCGCGCTGGATGCTACCGCACTGATCAATTTTGGGAAAAATTTTAAATTAAACCAAAGCGTCAAAATTAAGGGCTACGCCGAAATTTCAGGAATGCTGGGCAATACAGACCAGCGGCAGGGTTACCCATATTGGACCATTAATGAACGGCTATATGGTGGCCTTGGGGTGAGCTACAATTACGCTAACAATAGCAATAAGCTACAGTTTAGCTTAGATGCCTCCTCTTTTCTTGATACATTTTCAGAACAGTTTCAGCGCTACCGCGGGCAGTTGAACGTACCGCTTTTTAACTATTTGCACCTGGAGGCAAATGCCGAATTCTTCACGTTGAAAGACTTTTATTCCAATAGTTTTGGCCTTGGTCTACGGTATTATTTAAATTAA
- the gndA gene encoding NADP-dependent phosphogluconate dehydrogenase — protein MEYKDYNFGLIGLGVMGQNFILNVADSGFRAFGQDLDQEKVDALKKAGDDLEKVNASTDVKVFTQSLSTPRVIMLLVPAGKIVDTVIDGLLPHLDKGDLIIDGGNSYFEDTDRREAELKEKGIHFFGAGVSGGAEGARKGPSIMPGGDKEAYQHVKPIFEAVSAKYEGDPCVAYLGPKSAGNYVKMVHNGIEYGMMQLTSEIYDLLKKAGGLTNEELHKVYSKWNDGRLQSFLVEITAEIFAQKDEESDGDLIDKILDKAKQKGTGKWTSQNAMDLGIPIPTIDIAVSMREVSALKDERVAADKLYDRPEPLEMEKEKLISMAEEALYFSFIMAYAQGMSQLAAASKEYGYELNMATVAKIWRAGCIIRAGLLADIADAFKKDNDLKNLLLAPSFVPQVQDTISSVREIVAFAVKSGVPVPGLCNSLNYFEAYTSSHLPLNLIQAQRDNFGSHTYERKDKEGIFHTEWGK, from the coding sequence AGGATCTTGATCAGGAAAAAGTAGATGCGCTAAAAAAAGCAGGTGATGATCTGGAAAAAGTAAATGCATCAACAGATGTTAAAGTATTTACGCAATCTTTAAGCACCCCACGGGTCATCATGTTATTAGTACCTGCCGGAAAAATTGTTGACACCGTTATAGATGGTTTGCTGCCGCACCTTGACAAAGGCGATTTGATTATAGATGGTGGTAATTCCTATTTTGAAGATACTGACCGTAGGGAAGCAGAATTAAAAGAAAAAGGCATCCACTTTTTTGGTGCCGGTGTTTCCGGAGGTGCAGAAGGCGCGCGTAAAGGCCCCAGCATTATGCCCGGTGGCGATAAAGAAGCCTATCAACATGTAAAACCAATTTTTGAAGCGGTTTCCGCAAAGTATGAAGGAGATCCATGTGTTGCCTATTTAGGCCCAAAATCTGCCGGAAACTATGTGAAAATGGTTCATAATGGTATTGAATATGGTATGATGCAGCTTACCTCAGAAATTTATGATCTTCTGAAAAAAGCCGGCGGACTCACAAATGAAGAGCTTCATAAAGTTTATAGCAAATGGAACGATGGAAGGTTGCAATCCTTCCTTGTTGAAATCACGGCTGAAATTTTTGCCCAGAAAGACGAAGAATCAGATGGTGATCTTATAGATAAGATTTTAGACAAAGCCAAACAAAAAGGTACCGGTAAATGGACTTCACAAAACGCCATGGACCTGGGAATCCCTATTCCTACAATTGATATCGCGGTTAGTATGCGCGAGGTTTCTGCCCTTAAGGATGAGCGTGTAGCGGCAGACAAGTTATACGATCGCCCAGAGCCTTTAGAAATGGAAAAGGAAAAACTCATCAGTATGGCAGAAGAAGCGCTGTACTTTTCCTTTATTATGGCCTATGCCCAGGGTATGAGCCAGCTGGCGGCAGCTTCTAAAGAATATGGATATGAACTGAATATGGCCACCGTCGCTAAAATATGGCGTGCCGGTTGCATCATACGTGCCGGTCTGCTTGCAGACATCGCCGATGCGTTCAAGAAAGATAATGACCTGAAAAATCTGTTATTAGCGCCATCTTTTGTACCTCAGGTTCAGGATACCATAAGTTCTGTAAGGGAAATTGTCGCATTCGCGGTAAAAAGCGGTGTTCCAGTACCTGGATTGTGTAATTCGCTCAATTATTTTGAAGCCTACACCTCTAGCCATTTACCGTTGAACTTAATACAGGCGCAGCGTGACAACTTTGGCTCACATACCTACGAACGTAAGGACAAAGAAGGAATTTTTCATACCGAATGGGGAAAATAA